In the genome of Spirochaetia bacterium, one region contains:
- a CDS encoding tripartite tricarboxylate transporter TctB family protein: MKIKYNSEMLSGGIFTLVAAVLWHQIPSQIPTLEKTEINAQTIPKIAIGGLFIFSVVLLLQGLFYYPKKELVFNDELYHSRGFRDAIRSLVYIGIVIGYLFIFTAFGFIVSNIFLVVTILIYYHARKWYYYAIPLAVVGIVYAVFSIGLHVSLP; the protein is encoded by the coding sequence ATGAAAATCAAATATAATTCAGAAATGTTGTCAGGTGGAATCTTTACTTTGGTGGCTGCTGTGCTATGGCATCAGATTCCTAGCCAGATACCGACATTGGAAAAAACGGAAATCAATGCACAGACTATTCCTAAGATTGCCATAGGGGGGCTTTTTATTTTTTCGGTCGTGTTGCTGCTGCAGGGACTGTTCTACTATCCAAAGAAGGAATTGGTCTTCAATGATGAACTCTATCATTCACGGGGATTCAGAGATGCTATCCGTTCACTGGTCTATATTGGTATCGTCATTGGCTATCTTTTTATTTTTACAGCTTTTGGCTTTATCGTTTCTAATATTTTCTTGGTAGTTACGATATTGATTTATTATCATGCAAGAAAATGGTATTACTATGCAATTCCACTTGCAGTTGTTGGTATCGTCTATGCGGTGTTTTCAATCGGATTGCATGTCTCATTGCCATAA
- a CDS encoding hydrolase, whose protein sequence is MEAIFLDVGYGDAVIFHDNGHYGIIDGGSALAAEYENFPHRMPIGDFLAAHDIVQVDFIMLTHIHEDHICGIEKVMDRLEIGCLVVPYLPDVEGKDDICLDTKLTNLALYTQALNAYKHILSMAKRRNISIHVANAGMKEDLLGMSVSILAPIQQDAHEYQERLERVFGIRDKNVLEKQIVALDRDSNRMSLVADFEYEDINMVLAADNVPSNWSEDIFSFIQNGNVLKLPHHGQPDAVDTRLLEAISNTMIITCSSSDRRNNSANRKVYEQLAQKDGMDFLFTDEVEYLPFFKRENRDFNSFSLFVADNEIKVIL, encoded by the coding sequence ATGGAAGCAATTTTTCTTGATGTGGGATATGGAGATGCAGTTATTTTTCATGATAATGGGCATTATGGCATCATTGATGGTGGCAGCGCACTGGCAGCAGAATATGAAAATTTCCCGCATCGCATGCCGATAGGGGATTTCTTGGCTGCCCATGATATTGTACAGGTTGATTTCATCATGCTTACGCATATTCATGAAGATCATATCTGTGGCATTGAGAAGGTGATGGACAGATTGGAAATCGGTTGTCTGGTCGTACCTTATTTGCCTGACGTCGAAGGTAAGGATGATATCTGTCTGGATACAAAGTTGACGAACCTGGCCCTTTATACCCAAGCATTGAATGCCTATAAGCACATCCTTTCTATGGCGAAGAGACGTAACATAAGCATACACGTTGCCAATGCCGGTATGAAAGAAGACTTGCTGGGCATGTCGGTTTCCATATTGGCTCCGATACAACAGGATGCACATGAGTACCAAGAAAGGCTTGAAAGAGTTTTTGGAATAAGAGATAAAAATGTGTTGGAGAAGCAGATAGTCGCATTAGACAGGGATTCAAACCGGATGAGTCTCGTTGCTGATTTTGAATATGAAGATATCAATATGGTGTTGGCGGCAGACAATGTACCTTCCAATTGGAGTGAGGATATTTTTTCTTTTATTCAAAATGGGAACGTTCTCAAATTACCTCATCACGGGCAACCTGATGCTGTGGATACCAGGTTGCTTGAAGCGATAAGCAATACCATGATCATTACCTGTTCTTCGTCGGACAGGAGAAACAACAGTGCGAACAGGAAGGTTTATGAACAACTGGCACAGAAAGACGGTATGGATTTCCTTTTTACCGATGAAGTTGAATATTTGCCATTTTTCAAAAGGGAGAACAGGGATTTCAACAGTTTTTCTCTGTTTGTTGCTGATAATGAAATCAAGGTCATTTTATGA
- a CDS encoding tripartite tricarboxylate transporter substrate binding protein: MKRTMTILLSLLLVCGSVFAQGKTEKPFPSKQVTIIMPWGLGGGPDTIARKVASYGEKYLGQPVIVENKCGGAGTIAMDALMQAPDDGYTMVCSNGPLFSLTPAFVPVDYTLKDITPLIGMRIVEFVILSNPSSSGIHTLEELIAAGKSGKHIKYATTGGPGNDSYTMISVLFKKLGIEAEAVPYDGGQDAINALVGGHVDIAIGSPPVYRDYVRNGQLACLGTFIPEGIEVEGIGKIPSFKEQGIDTEFTGMDYFAVKNSVPEDRKAILTKYVKDVYADPEFQAFMESLGMQAWDATEDEIKEKITLQTEAMDKYIKLIK; encoded by the coding sequence ATGAAAAGAACAATGACAATTCTATTGTCTCTGCTTCTCGTCTGTGGTTCGGTTTTTGCCCAAGGAAAGACAGAAAAGCCTTTCCCGAGCAAGCAAGTCACGATCATCATGCCTTGGGGTCTTGGAGGAGGTCCGGATACCATAGCAAGGAAAGTTGCCTCATATGGGGAAAAATATCTAGGGCAACCGGTGATTGTAGAAAACAAATGCGGTGGCGCCGGAACGATTGCAATGGATGCTCTCATGCAGGCTCCTGATGATGGATATACCATGGTCTGCAGTAATGGGCCGTTGTTTTCCCTGACGCCTGCTTTTGTTCCTGTTGATTATACACTGAAGGACATTACTCCTCTCATTGGAATGCGAATTGTCGAATTCGTGATACTTTCCAATCCAAGTTCCAGCGGTATCCATACCTTGGAAGAACTGATTGCCGCAGGTAAGAGCGGCAAGCATATCAAGTATGCTACTACCGGAGGCCCTGGAAATGACAGTTATACGATGATTTCCGTACTTTTCAAGAAGCTTGGAATTGAAGCTGAGGCTGTACCATACGACGGCGGCCAGGATGCAATCAATGCACTTGTCGGCGGACATGTCGATATTGCAATCGGTTCCCCTCCTGTGTATAGGGATTATGTCAGAAATGGACAACTGGCTTGTCTCGGTACCTTCATTCCTGAGGGGATTGAGGTAGAAGGAATCGGGAAGATTCCATCGTTCAAGGAACAGGGAATTGATACCGAATTTACCGGAATGGACTATTTTGCTGTCAAAAATTCTGTCCCGGAGGATCGAAAAGCCATCCTGACCAAATATGTCAAGGATGTATATGCTGATCCGGAATTCCAGGCGTTTATGGAATCCCTCGGCATGCAGGCTTGGGATGCGACTGAGGATGAAATCAAAGAGAAGATTACACTTCAGACAGAAGCAATGGACAAGTATATCAAGCTTATCAAGTAG